One genomic window of Coffea eugenioides isolate CCC68of chromosome 1, Ceug_1.0, whole genome shotgun sequence includes the following:
- the LOC113750763 gene encoding receptor-like protein kinase ANXUR1 — MQTKIHVLGLVLACTCLLFRSLDAQGKGPNALVLDCGSSDGGTDADGRKWEADAKYLVNNNDKSIATKADNQDPSLPSDVPYMTARIFTSEAIYQFPVANATDRVLLRLHFYPASYPNFNISDSYFSVSAGGIQLLSNFSAFITAEALSQGYLIREYFLAPSNLPTLNVTFKPSDKSFAFVNGIEVISPPQVFDKDPTLVGGGLQDDSTDFGSTDNTVPISTSSMQTMFRINVGGQFVSAKNDSAGLMRSWYDDTPYVYGGGLGVALEANVTIEYKNLPPYIAPLDVYGTARSMGPDPNVNKGFNLTWVFQVESNFSYLVRFHWCDWEFDKVNQRIFTVLLNNKTAEEEADIFGWTKEKATPMKRDYVIYVDGKQGNDELWVALHPLTSTGSEYIDALLNGLEIFKLSDAKSNLAGPNPTVSDLMRKQIESDQAPRPFAAPKKSYSTALIGGAAGGAAAFGVAAAIVFLAHSRKKRFVGTDVGVTSWLPIYGNSHSSGSKSGRSHGSTTISSDAACNCRYFSLAEIKQATKNFDESNVIGVGGFGKVYKGVIDNDTKVAIKRSNPSSEQGVNEFQTEIEMLSKLRHRHLVSLIGFCEENNEMVLVYDYMGLGTMREHLYKGSKTVVSWKQRLEICIGAARGLHYLHTGAKYTIIHRDVKTTNILLDDKWVAKVSDFGLSKTGPNMNQGHVSTVVKGSFGYLDPEYFRRQQLTEKSDVYSFGVVLFEALCARPALNPSLPKEQVSLADWAMHCHRKGTLEDIVDPQIKGEISAECLKKFAETAGKCLADHGVDRPSMGDVLWNLEYALQLQENPDGCIKSSTTSGTIQSLDSESNQVIDHNDFLAMHRSTLSLGSDVDMTEKSSDDNNADDIFSQIVNPKGR; from the coding sequence ATGCAAACCAAAATTCATGTATTGGGATTAGTATTGGCATGCACTTGTCTTCTTTTCCGTTCTTTAGATGCACAAGGCAAAGGCCCGAACGCACTGGTTCTCGATTGTGGCTCTTCTGATGGCGGCACCGATGCAGATGGTCGAAAATGGGAAGCAGATGCAAAATACCTCGTGAACAACAATGATAAATCCATCGCAACCAAGGCAGATAACCAAGACCCTTCGCTTCCTTCCGATGTCCCTTACATGACCGCTAGGATCTTCACGTCAGAAGCAATATACCAGTTTCCAGTTGCAAATGCTACCGATCGCGTTTTGCTCAGACTCCATTTCTACCCAGCTTCCTATCCAAATTTCAACATCTCCGACTCGTATTTCTCAGTCAGCGCAGGAGGAATCCAATTGTTAAGTAATTTTAGCGCGTTTATCACGGCTGAAGCTCTTTCACAAGGCTATCTTATTCGAGAGTACTTCTTGGCTCCCTCAAATTTGCCCACTCTCAACGTCACATTCAAGCCTTCAGATAAATCATTTGCTTTTGTCAATGGAATTGAAGTGATTTCGCCGCCGCAGGTATTCGATAAAGATCCCACGTTGGTAGGGGGTGGCCTCCAAGATGATAGTACCGATTTTGGATCAACCGATAACACCGTGCCCATAAGCACATCCAGCATGCAAACCATGTTCAGAATTAACGTCGGCGGACAATTTGTCTCCGCCAAAAATGATTCAGCCGGTCTAATGCGAAGTTGGTATGACGACACTCCTTACGTTTACGGTGGTGGACTTGGTGTTGCATTGGAGGCCAATGTTACAATTGAGTACAAAAACTTGCCGCCGTATATAGCGCCGTTGGATGTGTATGGTACTGCAAGATCCATGGGGCCTGATCCCAATGTCAATAAAGGATTCAACCTTACATGGGTATTTCAGGTTGAGTCTAATTTCTCATATCTGGTGAGATTCCATTGGTGCGATTGGGAGTTCGATAAGGTTAACCAGAGAATCTTTACAGTGCTTCTGAACAACAAAACCGCAGAGGAGGAAGCAGATATTTTTGGTTGGACGAAAGAAAAAGCTACTCCAATGAAAAGAGATTATGTGATATATGTTGATGGCAAACAAGGGAATGATGAGCTTTGGGTGGCACTTCACCCGCTTACTTCAACAGGATCAGAGTATATTGATGCTCTTCTCAATGGCTTAGAGATTTTCAAGCTCAGTGATGCAAAATCAAACTTGGCAGGCCCGAACCCTACCGTCTCAGATTTGATGAGAAAGCAGATTGAATCTGATCAAGCACCAAGGCCGTTTGCTGCGCCGAAGAAGTCATACTCCACTGCACTCATCGGTGGGGCCGCTGGAGGAGCTGCAGCATTCGGCGTAGCGGCTGCAATCGTTTTTCTTGCTCACAGCAGAAAGAAGAGATTTGTCGGAACGGACGTAGGTGTAACTAGTTGGCTACCAATATACGGGAATTCTCATTCTTCTGGGAGCAAATCGGGACGGAGTCACGGAAGCACTACTATTTCCTCAGATGCTGCGTGTAACTGTCGTTACTTCTCTCTTGCAGAGATCAAACAAGCCACCAAGAACTTCGATGAATCCAATGTGATTGGGGTTGGAGGCTTCGGGAAGGTCTACAAGGGAGTCATCGACAACGATACAAAAGTGGCAATCAAAAGATCGAACCCTTCTTCGGAACAAGGAGTTAATGAATTCCAAACTGAGATTGAGATGCTTTCAAAGCTCAGACACAGGCACTTAGTGTCTTTGATTGGATTCTGTGAAGAAAATAATGAGATGGTGTTGGTTTATGATTACATGGGCCTAGGAACAATGAGGGAGCATCTTTACAAGGGCAGCAAAACAGTAGTGTCCTGGAAGCAGAGATTAGAAATTTGCATTGGTGCGGCCAGAGGGCTTCATTACCTACACACAGGTGCAAAATACACCATCATACATAGAGACGTCAAGACCACAAACATACTTTTGGACGATAAGTGGGTTGCCAAGGTTTCAGACTTTGGGCTGTCAAAAACGGGACCTAACATGAACCAAGGCCATGTCAGCACGGTGGTGAAGGGTAGCTTTGGTTACCTAGATCCAGAATACTTCAGGAGGCAACAGTTGACGGAGAAGTCTGATGTGTATTCGTTTGGGGTGGTTCTGTTCGAAGCATTATGTGCAAGACCAGCCCTGAATCCGAGCCTTCCGAAGGAACAAGTGAGTCTAGCCGACTGGGCTATGCATTGCCACAGGAAAGGAACCCTGGAAGATATCGTCGACCCTCAGATCAAAGGAGAGATCTCCGCTGAATGCTTGAAGAAGTTTGCAGAGACGGCCGGAAAGTGTTTGGCGGACCACGGAGTTGATCGTCCCTCCATGGGTGATGTGTTGTGGAATCTCGAGTATGCGCTTCAGTTGCAAGAGAACCCCGATGGTTGTATCAAATCGTCAACTACTTCAGGAACAATACAAAGCTTGGATTCTGAAAGCAATCAAGTCATTGATCATAACGACTTCTTGGCCATGCATCGAAGCACTTTAAGCCTTGGAAGCGACGTTGACATGACAGAGAAGTCATCGGATGATAACAACGCTGATGACATATTTTCCCAGATCGTCAATCCCAAAGGTCGGTGA